Part of the Pseudomonas lijiangensis genome is shown below.
TTGGCCCAGAGCATGACGATCATCTCGTCCTCACCGACATTGGTGATGTCGTGGGTCCAGCCGGGTACGGTTTCAACGATCTGCGGTTGCTCACCGGTAGTGAACAGCTCATAGAATTCGCCGGAAACAATATGGCGGAAGCGGAAACAGGCCTTGCCCTTGATGACCAGAAACTTCTCGGTCTTGGAGTGGTGGTAGTGACCGCCACGGGTAATGCCCGGATGCGCAGTGAAATAGGAAAATTGCCCGGAATCACGGGTCTTGAGCATTTCCACGAACACGCCACGCGGATCGCCATGCTTGGGCACTTCATAAGTGAAGCGGTCCGGTGGCAGGTAGCTCAGGTAAGTCGAGTACAAGGCTCGCACCAGACCCGTGCCGACCGGCTCGGTGATCATCGTCTGGCGACTGTCGCGGAACACATGCAGTTGCTCGGCCAGTTCACCCACAGAGATCGCGTATTGCGGCTCGACATTCACAAAAGGCGTACCCGCCAGCTTGCCATCCATGACGGCCAGGAAATGCCTGACCACGTCATCGATGTAAACCAGACTGATACGCGCCTGTGGATCGTTGATGCTGATCGGCAAGCCGCGGGAGACGTTGTGGCAGAACGTCGCGACAGCCGAGTTATAGTTCGGCCGCGCCCATTTGCCGAAAACGTTCGGCAGGCGAAACAGGTGAACCGGCACGCCATGGCTGGCATTCAGAGCCAGGAGTGCGTCTTCGGCACCGCGCTTGCTGCTGCCATAGGCATTGTCCAGCTCGGCCTGGCTCGAAGAGGTGTACAGAATCGGCACCTGACGACCACTGCTCACAATGGCATCGCACAGGGCACGAGTCAGATCGGTATTGCCTGTCTGGAACTCCTGCGGATCCTGTGGACGATTGACACCCGCCAGGTGAAAGATGAAATCCACCTGTGCAACCAGCGCTGGCAGGCTTTCCAGAGAGTCGTCACGGGTAAAGCGCAGAACCTGCACATCGGCCCGTTCCCCGAGATGGGAAACAAGATTCTGGCCAACGAAACCATTGGCGCCCGTAATCAGAACCTTCATCTTCACTCCTCCGGCGTAGCGTGCTCGCCACGCTGGATGGCGCGCATGAAGTCCAGTTTGAGCAACAGACGCTGCATGCCTTCAACATCCAGGCGCTCGGTATTGTGCGAGTTGTAGTCTTCGGTGCGGGAAATCCTGGTTTCGCCCTGTTCGACGAACTTGGCGTAGTTGAGGTCGCGCAAGTCTGGCGGAATGCGGAAATAGTCGCCCTTGTCTTCGGCGCAGGCCATTTCTTCACGGCTCAGCAGCGCTTCATACAGTTTTTCGCCATGGCGTGTGCCGATCACCTGAATCGGGTGATCAGGCTTGCCAACCAGTGCAGTCAGCGCCTTGGCCAGGACTTCGACGGTCGCTGCCGGAGCCTTCTGCACGAACAGATCACCGTTGTTGCCATGCTCGAACGCATAGAGCACCAGGTCGACAGCGTCGCCCAGGGTCATCATGAAGCGGGTCATGTTCGGGTCGGTCAGGGTCAGCTCTTTACCGGCACGAATCTGATCGATGAACAGAGGAATCACGGATCCGCGCGAAGCCATGACGTTGCCATAGCGGGTACCGCAGATGACGGTCTTGTTGTCGTCGACATTGCGCGACTTGGCGACCATGACCTTTTCCATCATCGCCTTGGAAATACCCATGGCGTTGATTGGATAGACGGCCTTGTCGGTGCTGAGGCAGACAACGCGACGGACTTCGTTCTGGATAGCCGCTTCCAGCAGGTTTTCGGTACCGATGACGTTGGTCTTGACCGCTTCCATCGGGTGGAATTCGCAGGACGGAA
Proteins encoded:
- a CDS encoding polysaccharide biosynthesis protein; the protein is MFSGKKLLISGGTGSFGNAVLKRFLDSDIAEIRIFSRDEKKQDDMRKRYANSKLKFYIGDVRDYQSVLNATRGVDYIFHAAALKQVPSCEFHPMEAVKTNVIGTENLLEAAIQNEVRRVVCLSTDKAVYPINAMGISKAMMEKVMVAKSRNVDDNKTVICGTRYGNVMASRGSVIPLFIDQIRAGKELTLTDPNMTRFMMTLGDAVDLVLYAFEHGNNGDLFVQKAPAATVEVLAKALTALVGKPDHPIQVIGTRHGEKLYEALLSREEMACAEDKGDYFRIPPDLRDLNYAKFVEQGETRISRTEDYNSHNTERLDVEGMQRLLLKLDFMRAIQRGEHATPEE
- the wbjC gene encoding UDP-2-acetamido-2,6-beta-L-arabino-hexul-4-ose reductase; amino-acid sequence: MKVLITGANGFVGQNLVSHLGERADVQVLRFTRDDSLESLPALVAQVDFIFHLAGVNRPQDPQEFQTGNTDLTRALCDAIVSSGRQVPILYTSSSQAELDNAYGSSKRGAEDALLALNASHGVPVHLFRLPNVFGKWARPNYNSAVATFCHNVSRGLPISINDPQARISLVYIDDVVRHFLAVMDGKLAGTPFVNVEPQYAISVGELAEQLHVFRDSRQTMITEPVGTGLVRALYSTYLSYLPPDRFTYEVPKHGDPRGVFVEMLKTRDSGQFSYFTAHPGITRGGHYHHSKTEKFLVIKGKACFRFRHIVSGEFYELFTTGEQPQIVETVPGWTHDITNVGEDEMIVMLWANEIFDREHPDTYARPVGTEA